One genomic segment of bacterium includes these proteins:
- a CDS encoding cytochrome c — MSNRRLISICFLILIVIIAGTVTSCKRADNKSAAPSNPTVQTVQSNSQRIYISALDSSGNSIQFTDGTAWFKSSGGSCITCHGANGKGGIKVPDTHETSPPITYHALSKQFSPPYNDALVERAITKGLDSEDKPLDKVMPRWKMSDKDLNDLIGYLKTLDTSP; from the coding sequence TCATTGCAGGTACCGTTACTTCATGCAAACGCGCTGATAATAAAAGCGCCGCACCCAGCAATCCGACAGTTCAAACAGTTCAGAGCAACAGCCAACGAATATACATCTCTGCGTTAGACAGCTCCGGCAATTCCATTCAATTTACCGATGGTACTGCATGGTTTAAGTCCAGCGGTGGGAGTTGTATCACTTGCCACGGCGCCAATGGCAAAGGGGGAATAAAAGTACCCGATACCCATGAAACCTCCCCACCAATAACCTATCACGCCCTATCAAAACAGTTCTCCCCTCCTTACAACGACGCCCTCGTGGAGCGAGCAATTACCAAAGGTTTGGATTCCGAAGATAAACCCCTCGACAAAGTCATGCCCCGATGGAAAATGTCGGATAAGGATTTAAATGATTTGATCGGATACTTGAAGACGCTGGATACATCACCCTAA
- a CDS encoding pyruvate formate lyase family protein yields MITTLKRGLTEGPSERIERMVAASRIRGANQPPDEGIFSTAKGDAYEAYAHLTIRERQARSLASGFDALPVYLFPEERLVGMVYHLGGGQGKSAGPDWSAEGNKEVARRFNSPADVSTIDLFGGGAGPGHVTWHWDWILQKGIIGLLDEYREALKTPKDQTAKEFYEGVIIVWESVLRWAERHVVALEKALAEASADDKPRLEELIKICRQVPAYPARNFREATQAFLIQYLAVMRECPFGGNGPGRVDYFLWPYLKKDLEDGRCTLQEARELIDELLMRLEERIQGFDGWVEAIVLGGSNPDGTSAVNPLSHIFVESIIELDQTHPSVYMRMPSDPPQDYIELAARYLLEGRNRAQILNDPIITAALQKVGLTSEDSMMYTCGGCMEIVPQGMNSDLLFAATHSVPLTLELVITGGEAMRLGQRLEGVDLKTLPGYADFEEFYTAFANELEREQIFRFRQLDVFSETMAEHRPTYLQSSMIADCFERGRDQQDGGARYHHYGVDPLGIANAADALHALKRAVYDDKLCTAEELLAAIKANFEGYETLRLKLRSLPKYGQQDAEADAMTKRLWNTLTDIYMGYRNRFGGRAKMVIFTFMWAPWVGDQLSATADGQFAGTPISQGITPANASMTEGITAAIGSMTTLDLANAAGGASSMWDLDPQWATPEVTGAIVKSFLKMGGQIFQGNATDVEELIKAKSNPEAYKHLVVRVGGFSARFVGLPEDVQDDVINRHRHKG; encoded by the coding sequence TTGATTACAACACTTAAGCGCGGGCTGACCGAAGGGCCTTCGGAAAGAATAGAGCGGATGGTGGCCGCTTCTCGAATTCGAGGGGCCAATCAACCTCCTGACGAAGGTATCTTCAGTACGGCTAAAGGCGATGCGTATGAGGCGTATGCTCATCTGACTATAAGAGAGCGTCAAGCCCGTTCATTGGCCAGTGGATTCGATGCGCTGCCAGTTTATCTCTTTCCCGAAGAGCGTTTAGTGGGAATGGTCTATCACTTGGGTGGCGGTCAGGGCAAATCGGCAGGTCCAGATTGGAGCGCTGAAGGAAATAAAGAAGTCGCTCGCCGATTTAACAGTCCGGCTGATGTGAGCACGATTGACCTATTCGGCGGTGGCGCTGGTCCTGGGCACGTTACCTGGCACTGGGATTGGATACTTCAAAAGGGCATCATTGGGTTACTCGATGAGTATCGTGAGGCGTTAAAAACCCCCAAAGACCAAACGGCAAAAGAGTTTTATGAGGGGGTTATAATCGTCTGGGAATCGGTTCTCCGATGGGCTGAGCGCCATGTAGTTGCTTTAGAAAAAGCCCTTGCCGAAGCTTCTGCGGATGATAAACCCCGTCTCGAAGAGCTTATCAAAATCTGCCGCCAAGTACCGGCTTATCCTGCGCGGAACTTCCGTGAAGCGACTCAAGCTTTCCTCATTCAATATTTAGCAGTAATGCGCGAATGCCCCTTTGGTGGAAATGGTCCTGGCCGTGTCGATTACTTCCTCTGGCCTTATCTTAAAAAGGACTTGGAGGATGGCCGATGTACGCTACAAGAGGCGCGCGAGCTTATCGATGAACTTTTAATGCGGCTAGAGGAGCGTATTCAGGGGTTTGACGGATGGGTCGAGGCAATTGTTTTGGGGGGCAGTAATCCTGATGGTACATCAGCGGTGAATCCGTTATCGCATATTTTCGTCGAATCGATTATTGAACTCGACCAGACGCATCCTTCTGTTTATATGCGAATGCCAAGTGATCCACCGCAGGATTATATTGAACTTGCTGCGCGTTATCTGCTCGAAGGGCGAAATCGTGCTCAGATTTTGAATGACCCAATCATCACTGCGGCTTTGCAGAAGGTTGGACTTACATCGGAAGATTCGATGATGTACACCTGCGGCGGCTGTATGGAGATTGTGCCGCAGGGGATGAACAGTGACCTTCTTTTTGCTGCCACGCATAGCGTACCTTTGACCCTGGAGCTTGTGATAACGGGCGGGGAAGCGATGCGGTTGGGGCAACGTCTTGAGGGGGTTGACCTCAAGACGTTGCCCGGTTATGCTGATTTTGAGGAGTTTTATACAGCGTTTGCTAATGAGTTGGAACGTGAGCAAATTTTCCGTTTCAGGCAATTGGATGTTTTTAGCGAGACAATGGCTGAACATCGGCCTACTTACCTTCAATCGAGTATGATAGCTGACTGTTTTGAACGAGGCCGCGACCAGCAGGATGGCGGAGCGCGTTATCATCACTATGGTGTCGATCCCTTGGGGATCGCCAATGCCGCCGATGCCCTTCATGCCCTAAAACGAGCCGTATATGACGATAAACTTTGTACGGCTGAAGAGCTGTTGGCCGCAATAAAAGCTAATTTCGAAGGCTATGAAACTCTGCGCTTAAAGCTGCGATCGCTGCCAAAGTATGGCCAGCAGGATGCTGAAGCCGATGCGATGACAAAGCGTCTTTGGAACACTCTTACGGATATTTACATGGGCTATCGCAATCGTTTCGGTGGGCGGGCAAAGATGGTTATTTTCACCTTCATGTGGGCGCCATGGGTTGGTGATCAGTTAAGCGCAACTGCGGATGGCCAATTCGCAGGAACGCCAATTTCCCAGGGTATTACCCCCGCGAATGCCTCAATGACCGAAGGCATCACTGCCGCAATAGGTTCTATGACAACCCTCGACCTCGCCAATGCTGCTGGTGGCGCTTCCAGTATGTGGGACCTCGACCCTCAATGGGCCACCCCCGAAGTCACCGGAGCTATTGTTAAAAGCTTCCTGAAGATGGGCGGCCAAATTTTCCAGGGCAATGCAACTGATGTAGAAGAGCTAATCAAAGCTAAATCCAATCCCGAAGCCTACAAACACTTGGTCGTAAGAGTAGGCGGCTTCTCCGCCCGCTTCGTAGGCCTTCCGGAAGATGTCCAAGACGATGTCATCAACAGGCACCGGCATAAAGGGTGA